The Equus caballus isolate H_3958 breed thoroughbred chromosome 4, TB-T2T, whole genome shotgun sequence genome includes the window AGGCTAGGGCCTCCCTTAAAAATCAAAGGGATCAAAAGGACCAAAACTctatagaaaaatggacaaaaggctAATATTTACACAattcattttcttccacttactttcttattttctacctGTTTGGTCTTGGTTCTATTTTCTGGGAGGTTTCCTTCCCACTTCCTCTTGGGAGTCATGGATTCTAGGTGTGGGGGGAGCAGAATTGTTTAACTTTATTCAAACTAATTCtcatgtaattttttcttttcagaatatcTTTGGAGCTAGTGTTCCAGAGAAACTCACCTGTGAAATATTGTTTGACAGTAATGTCTATTATAGTTTACTGACGGTATCTTCTGTCATCCCTCAGATTGCAGGTGAGTCATTCTTTTACACGAAACATGAACTCTCTGAAAGCCAGGAATTCTTTTTATGGAGTACAGCCCTGCCCTGAAGTGTAAGCGTTCTGTGCTCATACCACCTTCACCTGATGTAACAAATGGGGACTTCTACTTGTGTTACATTTAACATGTGCTTGACAACTCTCTTCTCTGAACCGTTGTTGCCTGTAACACTCCCTGAGAAAGCTGCATAGCTTTGTTATTTTGTCTTAACTCAGATTTTAGTCATCTGCTTCCAGAGTCACTCTTGGGAACCCCATTCACTCTCTCAGCTTCAAACAGCATCTCTGTTCTGGAACTCCCAAATCTATACCTCCTGTTCCAATCTTCTATCTAAATTCTAGTCCCATACGTTTTAGCACCTTCAGTTTTATGTTTCTTCAACTCAGATTAGCCAAATTTTGCTCAAATTATCAGCTTTTCCTTGGGGGGAACTACGCATAATCACTATGGAGCCTGCTGTGAAACTTCAGCATTCACATAAACAAACTACAATTCAGACAACTCGTTTTATTGCtatcagtttcaaaagaaatGAATCAAAACCAGTATCACATCAGGCCTGCAACAAAATTTACTGGATTTAAACCCACAGTTTAGAATCACActatgaaaaaaaggaaagtagaggcgccaccccgtggccaagtggttaagttcgcatgctctgctttggtggcccagggtttcaccagctcgaatcctgggcacggacctatcaccgctcaccaggccacgctgaagcggagtcccatgtgccacaactagaaggacccacaactaaaatatacaactatgtactggggggctttggggagaaaaaggaaaaataaaatcttaaaagaaaaaaaaaaggaaagtagaatTGATATTTAACAGCCACTCCATCCTTTTAGCTTTGGGAACAGTACTGGAGGGATTTCCCGCTGTCTGAATCTAAGCTGGGATATCCGAGCTAGCTTAGCATCTAGAGGAAAAAGACCACGTAAGACGGTAGGAAGAACAAATATATCTTTTTATCAATGGATAGGAAATATAACTGGCGATGTTTTAAATGAGAAAGTCCTTTGTGGTTCCTCATATTCCTAACCTGTATAACATTCTTGCTCAAAAAAGGGCCCCTGTTCCTAAAATCTGTCTCCAAGTGGGTTTGGCTACAGCTGTGGATTCCCAGGCCTCAACTCCAGTCGGCCTCGATCATTGCCAACAGCTGACTAAGCCTTTTCTTAACGTCAGGCTTGTCTGGAGCATTATCGGATTTTTTGTGCACTCTGCGGTGCTGGGCCAGTTTACACCTATAAAGGAAGCCCTTACCACAGTCTCCACAGGTAAAGGGCCTGTCAGGCCTGTGTATGAGCTGGTGCCTAAGCATATGTCCCTTTTCCCGGAAGTTTTTATCACACTCGGGGCAGCGGAAAGGTCTCTCCCCTGTGTGCAGGCCTTGGTGGCTGAGCAGCTGTGCCTTCAAGCGGAAACTCTTGTCGCATTTGGGACACTGAAAAGGCTTCTCCCCCGTGTGTATCCTGATGTGTTCGACGAGCTTATACTGCTTAGTAAAGCCTTTGCCACACTTACAGGAGAAGGGCATCTCCCCGCTGTGCAGCAGCTGGTGCGCCTTCATGTCGGCCTTCACGGAATAGCTCTTGTCACACTCCGGGCACTGGAAGGGCCTCTTTCCCGTGTGCAGGCGCTGGTGACTGAGCAGCTGCTCCTTCAAGCGGAAACTCCTGTCGCAGTTGGAGCACTGGAAGGGCTTCTCCCCGCTGTGCAGGCGGAAGTGCTCGGCGAGCCTGCACTGCCTGGTGAAGCCCTTGCCACACTCCCCACATGAGAACGGCCTCTCCTGGCTGTGGGTGTGCTGGTGGACCTTCAGCATGCCCTTCAGGCGGAAGCTCCTGTTACACTCGGGGCACTGGAAGGGCCTCTCCCCACTGTGCACTCGCAGGTGGTCACGGAGCTTGCAGTGGTGGGTGAAGCCTCTGCCACACTGGCTGCAGGAGAAGGGCCTCTCCCCACGGTGCATACGCAGGTGCACCTGCAGCAGGCTGCTCACCTGGAAGCTCTTGTCACACTGCAGGCACTGGAAAGGCTTTTCTCCTGTGTGCACCCTGATATGGCTGGCGAGCTTGGACCTGGTAGGGAAGTGCTGGCCACACTCCGTGCAACAGTGTGGTCTCTCCCCGGCCGGGCCGTGCTGGAGAGCATCTCCATCCCCCTTCAGGAGGCAGTGCTCCCCACACGCCGCCGGGCGCAGGTCTGGCTTCTCTCCTGAGTGCACACTGGTGAGCTTGGACTCCTTGTCACCTACTCTACGGGAGACAGGCCCCTctcctctgggctggccctggtgaGCTGGCATGCTGTTCTTCAGGAGAAAGCTCTTGTCACACGTGGGACACTGGGGAGCCGTCTCCCCCTTGTGCAGGAAGTGGTCACTGAGAAGGGTCCGCTTGTGACAGAAGCACACTTTACATTCAGGGCCCTGAGGGGCGCTCTTCCCTGCATGTGTGGCCAGATGTCTAAGGAAATACCGCTTCAGGCGGAAGCTCCTCCCACATTCCTGACATCGGAAGCGCCTCCGTCCCCGTCCCCGAGGGCTGCTCCGCTGAGGCTGTGGATCAGCTTGTCCGTTAAATTTCTTCCAGGCCCTATGTGGCTGGTCCTTCGAGTGGCTCGTCTGGTgcttctccaagtggttcttctTCCAAAAGCTTTTCCCACAGACAGGGCAATGGTGCTGGGGGGCCTCCCAGGAGGGAACTTCCTGGGAGCCAGGGAGACCCAGAGTTTTGGGACTCTGGATTCTTCCTCTTTGGGTCGGTTCCCTGACGCTGTGAACCACTGGAATTAGAGCGCGTGTGTCATGTCTGTGTGGGTTCATGAGGGTGATGCCTTGGTCAGGCCTGAAGGAAATATCTTCACTTTTTCCTAATAATGGTTCAGAGGAACAGTGGCTCTGAAGAGGATCCACCTGGAAATGGCATTGAGTTTCTCCTGAATTCACAGCTTGCTGGCTTcctgaaactgaaaacaaaaattcagtgAGCATTCCTGTCTATGGCATGGCTAAAGGCTTAGGTTGCCAGTAAAGTGATCCGTAACGGTGATCTGCGGTGGCCTAGGAACCCAGCTTACACTGAGCTACACAACCAGGGACATTTCAGTGTGGTTCTATCTTGTGATCAGGAGTTTGGAGAGAGTCTGCTGAAACTAAACTGAACAGACATATCTTGGAATAAtattgaaaagaggaaaatatacatCACAAATGTGGGGCCGACGCTCTGGAATCCGATTgtctgggttcgaatcccacctCTCCACTGTGCAACCTCTGTCAAGGCAACTTCTCTTGGCTTCAGTTCCTTCTGGACAAACAGGGAGACAGCAGTGCCTAAGACTGCTGTGAGAATCACATGAGTTGACGTGTGTGGAGTGCTGAGCGTGGGCCTAGCACAGTGCATGCACTCTGTGAATATTCTCCACGATGATGGCTTCAGGACCCTCAGACTTAGCTCATTTGGACATGCAGAACTTCCTGATCAAGAGGTGATGAGCACAGTGGTCCTGACAGACCCTGATGGATACCCTGGTTCTGCGCAGTCGTGAGCTGTCCCTAAGACCAGGCAGCGGGCTCGCGCTCTGTTCCTCCCTCTGCACCCCTAGGCCCACCAACCTTTTAAAGAGGTCTCCTCGAAGAATTAATAACAGATgctaaaaagtgaaataatttgtGGAAAAACTCCTTTTATCTCCAGAAAGAAGCAGCTAAAAACTAAACAAGCTATTGGCAAGATTTCTTGGAATGATGCTCCCATTCGACTTTCTCATTCCATATTTTTATGTTGACGTTTAAGAATCCATAAATCTCAGACTCTGCCATCATGACCACAAACAAAAGAGAGCTAAGTGTTAGGCATTCAAATAGAGATGAGTCTCCAGAGGGGAAGGAAGCGATTTTGGTGACAAGGATTTGGATAAGAAGGCTCCGATTTCCCCCTGCCTACTACTAAGAATAACTCACATTTGCTGAGCTCTTCCTGTGGGCCAGGGATCATTTTAacactttacatatgttaacCTGTTGAATCCTATAATGTAGGTACCTTCATTATCTTCGTTTTATAGTTCGGGAAATTGAAATACTGAGAGATTGaataacttgcccatggtcagCTAGAAGAGGCAAGATCCAGACTCAGGCTCCAGAACCTACACTCCTGACCACGAGGCTCTGCTGCCTTTCTCTATAATATACCAGACGTCAAGCCTCACCCCAGCCAAACAGGAAGACAAGATCAGAGAACTGGAATGAAGAAACCTAAATGTGATGTCTTAAGGACAGGACCCTGATTTCTTAATACTTACCCCAGAAGGGCTGTCTCTCAATAACTGGATCAAAATGCAAATCAGCAGAAAAGCAAATTATGTTTCCTGATTTCTGTGATTCTCCCCAATTCCTGAAGAGCTCTCTCCCCTGTTCAATCCAGGATATTAGTTCTGGTTTGGGAATTCCATCATCTGCACAGAGAAGCCAGACAGGGCAGTTGGTTTCCTTGAGCACTAAATTTAAAGCACACtgagttgtttttaaatttctcaaagtTTACTCCTGGGACAATGTATGAGAAGAGATATCAAAAAACAGATTATATAAAACCTATCAAAAAATAGGTTTATACAGAGAGGAGCAAAACTGCCCACACATCATAGCAGTGCTTCCTAACGTGTCTAGGCCTGTAGGATCAGTTGTGCTGTTTTAATTCTGTCTTCATCCCCTATATCTAACAATGCTGTATTCTGTCATGAGCTTCATAAAACTCACTAGTTGTGCACTTTGAGAATGGTGGGGCAACCTTGAGACGACCCTAGGAAGACAGGGTGCACAAAAATAAGAACTGAAACGACTGTCCTAGGAAATTTCAAAGAAGGTGGCTCCAGCTAAAATATTCTCCAAAGGACTTCTGGTGACAGTGCTAATCCCAACCTAAAACCCGGCTGAGTTCTGCTAGAACAGACGGGGCTGCAATGAATGAAAGACACTAGTGCAAACAGTAACAAGATTCTCTAAGACGTGACCCCGTTCCCCTGTTAGAAATGTTTACTTTGTGTATTTCCAAGCAAAACTTTCTTTCAATGATACATATATTTAACTGAACCCAAAGTATGCATCAGTGACTGCTAAAGGGAGATTAGTGGATGGTCTAGATTGGAGAAAGGAGATAAGCTGGGCAATGCCTTGGGGCTTAAATGTCAGAGTGGTGCATAACATGTGCACTGATCACACTGTTCCAGATTCCTTCTTGGCCCTCTGAAGTCTGACTTCAACCCCCAAAGAACTGTAAAGCTGCTCTTGTGAAAAAAAGGAAtcaccatattttatttaaatccatACATCTACTCTTAATCTTCATCTGAGTTGAACTCCtagcatcttttaaaatagaagtatttttacacaaagttaagaaaacaatcccatttacaattacatcaaaaagaataaaataggaatacatttaataaaagaaattgcaAGACTtctacaataaaaactataaaatattgttgacagaaaatataaaagtcttaaataaatggaaagatagcccaTGCTCATGCATTAGAACACTTAATATTGTTAGGATGACAATATTCCCTAAATCCCATCTGCTTTTTTTGTGTGCAGAAACTGATGAACTGATCGTAAAAGCAATGGTAATCAAACAGTGTggtatagatcaatgaaatagaattgagaatccagaaataaactcttaattGACGATCAACTGATTTTCCAAAAGGGCGCCaagaaaagaatagtcttttcaacaaatggtgttgggacaactggacacccatatgcaaaagaagctggatccctacctcacaccatatacaaaaattaactcaaaatggatcaaagacctaaatgtaagtgctaaaattataaaactcttagaagaaaacataggagtgaATTTTTGTGACTACAAATTAGGCAATGGTTTcctaaatatgacaccaaaagctcaagcaacaaaagaaaaaataaatcagacttcatcaaaattaaaaccttttgtgcttcaaaggacccCTTAAGAAAGGGAACAGAcaacacacagaatgggagaaaatatctgcaaatcatatatctgattttGTAAGGGTCCAGTACCCAGAATAAATCGAGAACTGTTAtagctcaacaataaaaagaccaatagcccaatttaaaaatgggcaaagtatctggaaagacatttctccaaagaagatatacaaatgaaaagatgctcaatgtgaTTAGCcaataaggaaatgcaaatcaaaaccataaggATATACCACTCCACATCCATTCCATCTTGATGCTTGGAACATTCTTTTTGGGTGGCACAGGGTTAATGACATAggattatatttctttctctatagatTCAATTACTTTAATTGGTTCTTCAGTAACAATGAAAATAACGTAATGTCTTGGATTACACGTTTTAGAAACACTCTATAGATAGAGCCTGGAAAACTTAATTATGGTAATGGAACAGAATCTAGGTATTAGAAACCCTGCAATATAAAGGAATTGGTACGGCTGTAGGAGCTggcaggaggtggagggaagTACAGCAGAACTCATTACCTCCTCTTTATATGCCGAAGGAGTCAAGAGACACACTACAAAGGTGATGGAACACGATCTACAAGTTGATTGTTTAAATTATAAAGGTAGCCAACAGAGGCCTGAAAATAACTATCAAAATtttgggaggagggaaaaaaggagacaGAACGGGGATAGCATAAGTGAGCCACTGCCTCATTTTTGATAGTAATGAGTTAATTAATGCTAACTAAACTTAGTAGGTCAAGAAACAGAAGCGTAAGCATTATAGTTAGATTGGAGGAAATCACAGTAAGAACGAAAACAGAAATGGTTAAAAGTGGTCGTCTTTGGGGAATTAACTGAGTGAgggggggagaaggaaaaaagagacttttttttttaaagattttattttattttttttttcctttttctccccaaagcctcccagtacatagttgtatattccctactgtggtccttccagttgtggcatgtggaacactgccccagcgtggcccgatgagcagtgccacatccgcgcccaggactcgaaccaaggaaccaacgaaacagtgggccgcctgcagcggagcgcgcaaacttaaccactcggccatggggccagccccggaaaaaAGAGActtttatcactcattttttttttttttaaagactggcacctgagcgaacaactgttgccaatcttttttttttttttttcctgctttttctccccaaatccccccagtatatagttgtatatattttagttgtggctccttctagttgtggcatgtgggacgccacctcaaagtggcctgacaagtggtgccatgtccgcgcccagcatctgaaccagcaaaaccctgggccgccgcagtggagcgcataaacttaaccactcggccatggggctgcccctaTCACTCATTTGATGCTTCTCTGAATGGACTGGTTTTTTAAGACCATACATGGTAAGAAAAAGAACTGTAAAGACTAGGTAAGCAAAAAGACTGAAGAGAACACCTACTACCATAACCACA containing:
- the ZNF786 gene encoding zinc finger protein 786 isoform X1; amino-acid sequence: MAEPARLPLTFEDVAIYFSEQEWQKLEAWQKELYKHVMRTTYDIFVSLDDGIPKPELISWIEQGRELFRNWGESQKSGNIICFSADLHFDPVIERQPFWVSGSQQAVNSGETQCHFQVDPLQSHCSSEPLLGKSEDISFRPDQGITLMNPHRHDTRALIPVVHSVREPTQRGRIQSPKTLGLPGSQEVPSWEAPQHHCPVCGKSFWKKNHLEKHQTSHSKDQPHRAWKKFNGQADPQPQRSSPRGRGRRRFRCQECGRSFRLKRYFLRHLATHAGKSAPQGPECKVCFCHKRTLLSDHFLHKGETAPQCPTCDKSFLLKNSMPAHQGQPRGEGPVSRRVGDKESKLTSVHSGEKPDLRPAACGEHCLLKGDGDALQHGPAGERPHCCTECGQHFPTRSKLASHIRVHTGEKPFQCLQCDKSFQVSSLLQVHLRMHRGERPFSCSQCGRGFTHHCKLRDHLRVHSGERPFQCPECNRSFRLKGMLKVHQHTHSQERPFSCGECGKGFTRQCRLAEHFRLHSGEKPFQCSNCDRSFRLKEQLLSHQRLHTGKRPFQCPECDKSYSVKADMKAHQLLHSGEMPFSCKCGKGFTKQYKLVEHIRIHTGEKPFQCPKCDKSFRLKAQLLSHQGLHTGERPFRCPECDKNFREKGHMLRHQLIHRPDRPFTCGDCGKGFLYRCKLAQHRRVHKKSDNAPDKPDVKKRLSQLLAMIEADWS
- the ZNF786 gene encoding zinc finger protein 786 isoform X2, with protein sequence MAEPARLPLTFEDVAIYFSEQEWQKLEAWQKELYKHVMRTTYDIFVSLVSGSQQAVNSGETQCHFQVDPLQSHCSSEPLLGKSEDISFRPDQGITLMNPHRHDTRALIPVVHSVREPTQRGRIQSPKTLGLPGSQEVPSWEAPQHHCPVCGKSFWKKNHLEKHQTSHSKDQPHRAWKKFNGQADPQPQRSSPRGRGRRRFRCQECGRSFRLKRYFLRHLATHAGKSAPQGPECKVCFCHKRTLLSDHFLHKGETAPQCPTCDKSFLLKNSMPAHQGQPRGEGPVSRRVGDKESKLTSVHSGEKPDLRPAACGEHCLLKGDGDALQHGPAGERPHCCTECGQHFPTRSKLASHIRVHTGEKPFQCLQCDKSFQVSSLLQVHLRMHRGERPFSCSQCGRGFTHHCKLRDHLRVHSGERPFQCPECNRSFRLKGMLKVHQHTHSQERPFSCGECGKGFTRQCRLAEHFRLHSGEKPFQCSNCDRSFRLKEQLLSHQRLHTGKRPFQCPECDKSYSVKADMKAHQLLHSGEMPFSCKCGKGFTKQYKLVEHIRIHTGEKPFQCPKCDKSFRLKAQLLSHQGLHTGERPFRCPECDKNFREKGHMLRHQLIHRPDRPFTCGDCGKGFLYRCKLAQHRRVHKKSDNAPDKPDVKKRLSQLLAMIEADWS